A single region of the Brachypodium distachyon strain Bd21 chromosome 3, Brachypodium_distachyon_v3.0, whole genome shotgun sequence genome encodes:
- the LOC100822547 gene encoding universal stress protein PHOS34: METVEEDVEEYSWREVVLPRLIPVVQDAAPELERETGERRRGRDLLVAVDFGPNSKHAFDWALVHLARMADTVHLVHAVSSVHNDLVYDKSQELMEDLAIEAFKVSLVRTKARIVEGNAGKAICLEAERLKPAAVILGTRGRGLIQSVLQGSVSEYCFHNCKAAPVIIVPGKEAGEQSVL; encoded by the exons ATGGAgacggtggaggaggacgtgGAGGAGTACAGCTGGAGGGAGGTGGTGCTGCCGCGGCTCATCCCGGTGGTGCAGGACGCGGCGCCGGAGCTCGAGCGCGAGACGggggagcgccgccgcggacgggacctcctcgtcgccgtcgacttcgggcccaactccaagcacgCCTTCGACTGGGCGCTCGTGCACCTCGCGCGCATGGCGGACACCGTCCACCTCGTCCACGCCGTCTCCA GCGTGCATAATGATCTGGTATATGACAAAAGTCAGGAACTGATGGAAGATTTGGCCATTGAGGCATTCAAGGTGTCACTG GTTCGTACAAAGGCACGGATTGTTGAAGGGAATGCTGGAAAGGCTATTTGCCTAGAAGCAGAACGACTGAAGCCAGCGGCCGTCATTCTTGGCACACGTGGTAGAGGCCTTATTCAGAG TGTGTTGCAGGGAAGTGTCAGTGAGTATTGCTTCCACAACTGTAAAGCAGCACCAGTTATCATTGTCCCAGGCAAAG aaGCTGGCGAACAGTCTGTACTTTAA
- the LOC100822236 gene encoding transcription factor bHLH63 — MAHCGGGGLPSRRPGAQLQQETAVESLCQSLMLDDVMLHDGRYRAICGAFGGYLQEWPDMSSACYAGGFGATPVQEVSNGGNSFSCSGGGSTKRKSDAYLDAKGECKRPRGKQQVCELDQSSGRGKPEKAKPAGTRKKGDVAAQKQDPRAAGGQKTDYIHVRARRGQATDSHSLAERVRRERISERMRYLQELVPGCDKVTGKAGMLDEIINYVQSLQKQVEFLSMKIAASNPVVNFDIVEDLFGGRRLGQACSPAAATMPMPIHGQMDTSCLQMQQMHQPAAAGFGLEMVVNNQYTPAQSRPLPAATPPPVSAGASVESCLDVNGAAAWDIGSQNLFSGFDAQFQQVQSDCLLDNLKMEM; from the exons ATGGCGcactgtggcggcggcggcctgccgTCACGGAGGCCCGGTGCTCAGCTGCAGCAAGAGACGGCCGTCGAGAGCCTCTGCCAGAGCTTAATGCTCGACGACGTGATGCTCCATGACGGCAGGTACCGCGCGATTTGCGGCGCGTTCGGCGGCTACCTTCAGGAGTGGCCGGACATGAGCAGCGCATGTTACGCCGGCGGCTTCGGCGCGACGCCGGTGCAGGAGGTCAGCAACGGCGGCAACTCCTTCtcctgcagcggcggcggctccacgAAGAGAAAATCCGACGCGTATCTCGACGCAAAG GGTGAATGCAAGAGGCCGAGAGGGAAGCAGCAGGTGTGCGAGCTTGATCAGAGCTCAGGGAGAGGGAAGCCGGAGAAGGCCAAGCCGGCAGGGACaaggaagaagggagacgTGGCAGCGCAAAAGCAGGACCCCAGGGCGGCCGGCGGGCAGAAGACCGACTACATCCACGTCAGAGCCCGCCGTGGGCAGGCCACGGACAGCCACAGCCTCGCCGAACGG GTGAGAAGGGAGAGGATCAGCGAGAGGATGCGGTACCTGCAGGAGCTGGTGCCCGGGTGCGACAAGGTCACCGGAAAGGCCGGCATGCTCGACGAGATCATCAACTACGTCCAGTCCCTGCAGAAGCAGGTCGAG TTCTTGTCCATGAAGATCGCCGCTTCCAACCCGGTGGTGAACTTCGACATCGTGGAGGACCTcttcggcggccggcggctggGCCAAGCCTGCAGCCCTGCAGCGGCGaccatgccgatgccgattCATGGGCAGATGGACACGTCCTGCCTCCAGATGCAGCAGATGCATCAGCCGGCCGCTGCTGGGTTTGGGCTAGAGATGGTCGTCAACAACCAGTACACGCCGGCACAGAgccggccgctgccggctgCCACGCCGCCTCCGGTGTCGGCCGGGGCGTCAGTGGAGTCATGCCTGGAC GTGAATGGAGCTGCTGCCTGGGACATTGGCTCTCAGAATTTGTTCAGTGGGTTCGATGCACAGTTTCAGCAAGTACAAA GTGATTGTTTACTAGACAACCTCAAAATGGAAATGTAA
- the LOC100822859 gene encoding U-box domain-containing protein 5 yields MDSYSSWMENTASSQRNSCPKVHSSLCSELTIMLDKVSSILPSIEAARPGCKAGIQELCNLYNIVGKGKLITQHCVECSKLYLAITGEAILVRCERVRDSLKRSLFLIQNMVPTVLANQIAEVHIDLGDVKFVIDPLEEEAGKIILEMLRQSDATEELELETFMQAASKLNLTSPKAILIERRAIKKLLNKISGTDPKKEGVLKFFLYLVNKYGKNIKSDTGERNEKMQPENKSWNPSLSLANDASTPGKCCTPTDFQTYEYRNSMSGEATPPTELCCPISTKLMHDPVIITSGQTYEREYIEKWFSQGHDTCPRTRIKLENFAMIPNTCMRDLICNWCQEHGFSISDFLPSKNAYSYLPEQLHGHSMSSLCNVSVPLIDGNARNFVFDHTNSSALSDASYVSDSSHVKDMEEPKDSFSQFSWSTDYQKYMSFHNFNQGMFLRFFCELSQLPLEIQGSSIKDLKNILDDENEVSCAMISNGFVEAFLEFLRNDSGSYSMQAQKDVFLFFLAFLSSSRTKIPSMNEEVFQLITSFLDSELKNEALLVLYELVQHLSHQQSHLMASIVIPPIFKILESEEIEGLELPLKIICDLSSDADIQAHLISLGIFSKLSPILTEGSFIECCLKILWNFCDAEEARVLITRTDRCLGCIAEYLDTGSPKERELAVIILLAICSHSTEDCSLVMKEGVIPGLVDLSVNGTDEARRCSSKLLHLLRDLRQSDQLSNTCSQEGAVANVVEDPPESTIRKQPTSKSSRFFQRKMNIFSKPRSLTLF; encoded by the exons ATGGACAGTTACTCATCGTGGATGGAGAACACGGCTTCATCTCAGCGTAATTCCTGCCCAAAG GTTCACAGTTCATTATGCAGTGAGCTGACAATAATGTTGGATAAAGTCTCCTCTATTCTTCCATCAATTGAGGCAGCACGGCCAGGATGTAAAGCGGGTATACAGGAATTGTGCAATCTGTACAATATAGTTGGAAAAGGAAAACTCATAACTCAACACTGCGTAGAATGTAGTAAGCTCTACTTG GCTATCACCGGAGAGGCAATTTTAGTGCGGTGTGAGAGGGTCAGAGACTCGCTTAAGCGGAGCTTGTTCCTGATACAAAATATGGTCCCAACAGTATTAGCTAATCAG ATTGCTGAGGTCCATATTGATCTGGGAGATGTAAAATTTGTTATTGATCCACTGGAAGAAGAGGCTGGCAAAATCATTTTAGAGATGCTTCGACAGTCTGATGCAACTGAAGAACTTGAGCTTGAGACATTCATGCAGGCAGCTTCAAAGTTAAACCTTACATCTCCTAAAGCTATCTTAATTGAAAGAAGAGCAATCAAGAAACTGCTCAATAAGATTAGTGGTACTGATCCAAAAAAGGAGGGGGTTCTTAAGTTTTTTCTGTATCTTGTTAACAAGTATGGAAAGAACATCAAATCTGACACTGGCGAGCGGAATGAAAAAATGCAACCTGAAAACAAATCTTGGAATCCAAGCTTAAGTCTTGCTAACGATGCTAGTACTCCTGGAAAATGCTGTACACCAACAGACTTTCAGACATATGAATACCGGAATAGTATGTCTGGAGAAGCCACACCACCTACAGAGCTTTGCTGCCCAATATCAACAAAGCTAATGCATGATCCTGTGATAATAACATCTGGACAGACTTATGAAAGAGAGTATATTGAGAAATGGTTCAGTCAGGGACACGATACCTGTCCCAGGACGCGGATAAAGCTAGAGAACTTCGCGATGATTCCAAATACCTGCATGAGGGATCTCATCTGCAATTGGTGCCAAGAACATGGTTTCTCAATCTCAGATTTTCTTCCAAGCAAAAATGCCTACAGTTATTTGCCAGAGCAATTACATGGGCACTCTATGTCAAGTTTGTGCAATGTTTCAGTTCCTTTAATTGATGGGAATGCTAGGAATTTTGTGTTTGATCACACTAATTCATCTGCCTTGTCTGATGCCAGTTATGTTTCAGACTCCTCCCATGTGAAGGACATGGAGGAGCCAAAGGATAGTTTTTCTCAGTTCTCTTGGAGTACAGACTACCAGAAGTATATGTCATTCCACAACTTCAACCAGGGCATGTTCTTGAGATTCTTTTGCGAACTGTCCCAGCTCCCATTAGAAATACAAGGCAGCTCCATTAAAGATCTAAAAAACATTCTTGATGATGAAAATGAGGTTTCATGTGCTATGATCTCCAATGGATTTGTTGAGGCATTCCTCGAATTCTTGAGAAATGATAGCGGCAGCTACAGTATGCAAGCTCAAAAGGAtgtatttctgttttttctagCTTTCCTTTCCAGTAGCAG GACTAAGATACCATCCATGAATGAAGAAGTATTCCAGCTGATCACATCCTTTCTTGATTCTGAGTTAAAAAATGAAGCTTTGCTGGTACTCTATGAACTGGTTCAACACCTGAGTCATCAACAATCCCATCTTATGGCCTCCATTGTTATTCctccaattttcaaaattttggaaTCTGAAGAGATCGAGGGCCTTGAACTTCCGTTGAAGATTATCTGTGACCTTTCATCTGATGCTGATATACAAGCACACCTGATTTCCCTTGGAATATTCTCAAAGCTGTCTCCCATCTTGACTGAAGGAAGCTTCATCGAGTGCTGTTTGAAGATTTTGTGGAACTTCTGCGATGCGGAAGAAGCCAGGGTGCTTATTACCAGAACGGATCGATGTCTTGGTTGCATTGCAGAGTATCTGGACACAGGGAGCCCCAAAGAACGAGAACTCGCAGTGATAATCCTCTTAGCAATATGTTCCCATAGTACAGAGGATTGTTCACTTGTTATGAAGGAGGGTGTGATCCCTGGCCTTGTGGACTTGTCAGTGAATGGAACCGATGAAGCAAGACGCTGTTCATCTAAGTTACTTCATCTTCTTAGGGATCTGCGGCAAAGCGACCAGTTGAGTAACACATGTTCGCAAGAAGGGGCTGTTGCTAATGTGGTGGAGGATCCTCCTGAGAGCACAATCCGCAAGCAGCCAACATCGAAGTCATCTCGTtttttccaaagaaaaatgaacattttCTCAAAACCTCGGTCCCTCACGCTGTTCTGA